The Sander vitreus isolate 19-12246 chromosome 5, sanVit1, whole genome shotgun sequence genome includes a region encoding these proteins:
- the atad1a gene encoding outer mitochondrial transmembrane helix translocase, whose protein sequence is MLLKDIPKEALMRPLSRNEVVGMLLRLTIFGAATYYSIKWVVDAMDPTSKQKNQAKKRAEQLMKRIGIEGVKLTEYEMNIAVHLVDPQTMKVSWTDIAGLDEIINELQDTVILPFQKRHLLAGSKLFQPPKGVLLFGPPGCGKTMIAKATAKASGCKFINLQASTLTDMWYGESQKLTAAVFSLAVKIQPCIIFIDEMESFLRNRSSLDHEATAMMKAQFMSLWDGLDTCSTTQVMVMGATNRPQDVDPAILRRMPTTFHVGLPNTRQRQDVLRLILAGENLSNAINLKEIAEKTEGYSGSDLRELCRDAAMYRVRDYVRKEQMRQIAQQLQDCEEEEKPVDEDRLRPVTQLDLLFGLDKMKESKRATVSMLPIVSEVPLD, encoded by the exons ATGCTGCTTAAGGATATTCCCAAAGAGGCCCTGATGCGGCCGTTGTCCAGGAATGAAGTGGTGGGCATGTTGTTGAGGTTGACCATCTTTGGCGCAGCAACCTACTACAGCATCAAATGGGTTGTAGACGCTATGGACCCTACCTCCAAACAGAAAAACCAAGCCAAGAAAAGG GCAGAACAACTGATGAAGAGGATTGGCATTGAGGGCGTCAAACTAACAGAGTATGAGATGAACATTGCAGTTCATCTAGTTGATCCTCAAACTATGAAG GTGTCCTGGACAGATATAGCAGGTCTGGATGAGATTATCAATGAGCTGCAAGACACAGTCATATTGCCCTTTCAGAAAAGACACCTTTTGGCTGGCTCCAAACTCTTTCAGCCTCCTAAAG GTGTTTTATTGTTCGGTCCTCCGGGATGTGGGAAGACCATGATCGCCAAGGCAACAGCCAAAGCCTCGGGCTGTAAGTTTATCAACCTTCAGGCATCCACGCTGACCGACATGTGGTACGGCGAATCACAGAAGCTGACTGCTGCTGTCTTCTCATTGGCTGTCAAAATCCAGCCCTGCATCATCTTCATTGATGAGATGG AGTCATTCCTGAGGAACCGTTCCAGCCTGGACCATGAGGCCACAGCCATGATGAAGGCCCAGTTCATGAGCCTGTGGGACGGCCTGGATACTTGCTCAACCACCCAG GTGATGGTGATGGGAGCCACAAACAGGCCACAGGACGTGGATCCAGCCATTCTGCGCAGGATGCCTACCACTTTTCATGTTGGCCTGCCA aacacaagacaaagacaggaCGTCCTGAGGCTGATCTTAGCTGGAGAAAAT CTGAGCAATGCCATTAATCTAAAGGAGATTGCTGAGAAGACAGAGGGTTACTCTGGCAGTGACCTCCGGGAGCTTTGCCGCGACGCTGCCATGTACAGAGTCCGGGACTACGTCCGCAAGGAGCAGATGAGGCAGATCGCTCAGCAGCTACAGGACtgcgaggaggaggaaaa ACCTGTGGATGAGGACCGGTTGCGGCCAGTCACCCAGCTGGACCTCCTTTTCGGCCTAGACAAGATGAAGGAATCTAAGCGGGCCACCGTCTCCATGTTGCCCATTGTGTCAGAGGTACCCCTGGACTAA